One genomic segment of Desulfosoma caldarium includes these proteins:
- a CDS encoding NAD-dependent epimerase/dehydratase family protein, translated as MDKGQGPLTTCVVTGAAGFVGSHLCERLLSLGHTVVGVDNFFSGRPENLKTFASHPRFFFHERSVTETGLLTALKDQHGPVFAVFHLAAIVSVPYSLERPEETFLVNTQATLLLLEEAEVLGVRNFVFAGSAAEYGDRDRMPLTEADANEETRWLSPYGEAKYRASVAVASRRGSLCGVSLRCFNIYGPRQDPSSPYSGVISRFVNMAVAQRPLTIFGDGLQTRDFVFVSDVVDAYCLAGLRDDKDDIKRTSGVFNVGSGRATSIVNLARLICRLTHRPESITFGPERPGDIRHSTANIEAITRVLQWKPRIGLKDGLTRTIQWMRGSG; from the coding sequence ATGGACAAAGGGCAAGGGCCTTTGACAACCTGCGTGGTGACAGGGGCTGCGGGTTTTGTGGGCAGCCACCTGTGTGAAAGACTCCTCAGCCTGGGCCATACCGTGGTTGGGGTGGATAACTTCTTTTCCGGCCGTCCCGAAAACCTCAAGACCTTTGCCTCGCATCCGCGTTTCTTTTTTCATGAAAGGTCGGTGACCGAAACCGGTCTCTTGACGGCGCTGAAGGACCAACACGGTCCTGTGTTCGCCGTCTTTCATCTGGCCGCCATTGTCAGTGTGCCGTATTCGCTGGAACGTCCCGAAGAGACGTTTCTTGTGAACACCCAGGCAACCCTGCTGCTTCTGGAAGAAGCCGAGGTGTTGGGCGTGCGCAACTTTGTGTTTGCGGGATCGGCTGCGGAATATGGGGACCGGGACCGTATGCCCTTGACCGAGGCGGACGCCAATGAGGAAACGCGATGGTTAAGCCCCTATGGGGAAGCGAAATACCGGGCGTCCGTGGCCGTGGCGTCCCGCCGAGGAAGCCTTTGCGGCGTGTCGCTGCGTTGCTTCAACATTTACGGCCCTCGCCAGGATCCCTCCAGCCCTTACAGCGGCGTGATTTCACGATTTGTAAACATGGCTGTCGCTCAAAGACCTTTGACCATCTTTGGAGACGGCCTGCAGACGCGGGATTTTGTTTTCGTCTCCGATGTGGTGGACGCCTACTGCCTGGCCGGCTTGAGGGACGACAAAGACGACATTAAAAGGACTTCCGGTGTTTTCAACGTGGGCTCGGGGCGAGCCACTTCCATTGTGAATCTGGCCCGCCTGATTTGCCGCTTGACACATCGGCCGGAATCCATAACGTTTGGTCCAGAACGTCCCGGGGACATTCGACACAGCACGGCGAACATCGAAGCTATCACGAGGGTCTTACAGTGGAAGCCTCGAATCGGTTTGAAGGACGGCCTGACAAGAACGATTCAGTGGATGCGCGGTTCCGGGTGA
- a CDS encoding [protein-PII] uridylyltransferase family protein translates to MESMVESLRRQREQLAHGADEEALRRHMSLLEIAVISLHNRLVNRMASESERFRSSGAILAMGHFGRGLLGPQDPVSLLWLRAETFPWDESAQREIVAPLVEAGWQVSLQCATIPELLEELESRRDFFFELLDTRYLSGNRQLAAELDHALDDFIASHQRALFDLLYHGIRGRQARFSIPENWLEPDMLESPGALKDIDSIRFAGRILLDVHCFDDAIFQGYLTRREVDRLQSAEKKLLKWLNLLRSVKGHRHSVLDFKVQEILAEKLGYSGRSGFLPVESFMQEVHETLHEVFCVSSEFCERLQEIGKIGSAPVSLGPKVKVEEGLFLVGGRLHVDPGRVEPTAANLVRLYALAAQHRVGFSSATRRWLEHHRSVVETAFEDPGVLKAFLQLLASDDGHVTVIRRFYNDGFLRALVPESALVHALVQHDAFHVYPVHEHHLRTLRELKRLKIGEYQDEEPELTALAQEMADNPWLSLAALFHDLGKHAGHHHAKHGADMFPLIARRLGMSSDGADLVTFLIRHHLLLMDTASMRDLGDMELLIQCARTVEDLEKLHLLMLLSFADMMATGPRAVQKWRETPVHELYRRLLDLLEKGEPGEKVLAERLQRLKEAVCEKVADVVDPSRLEEHFRDLPPRYVLTSSPKAVARHLRLEMELGPEPDAFVWEVEKENGGVEITVLSREIPGFLAKVAGILTLHDLDIRDARVFTKKNGVMILVFGCRFVIPRQEAPDWASVRADLRRLLQGRLALDYRIAAHAAAKGSSPVRTLIPSPSRVLLDNDSAKEYTIVEVYTMDRPGLLYTITRTLLDLQVRIHVAKITTKVDQVADIFYIKNHRGEKVTDREQVEELRRALLFYLDGPAVFQA, encoded by the coding sequence ATGGAAAGCATGGTGGAATCCCTCAGAAGGCAGAGGGAACAGCTCGCGCATGGTGCCGACGAGGAAGCGCTGCGACGGCACATGAGTCTTTTGGAGATTGCGGTGATCAGCTTACATAATCGACTGGTGAACCGCATGGCCTCGGAATCCGAGCGCTTTCGTTCCAGTGGGGCCATTCTGGCCATGGGGCACTTCGGTCGAGGGCTTTTAGGCCCTCAGGACCCCGTCAGCCTCTTATGGCTTCGAGCGGAAACCTTTCCGTGGGATGAAAGTGCGCAACGGGAAATCGTGGCCCCGCTTGTGGAAGCGGGGTGGCAAGTGAGCCTGCAATGCGCCACGATTCCAGAACTCCTGGAAGAGCTGGAATCGCGGCGGGATTTCTTTTTCGAACTGCTCGATACGCGTTACCTGTCGGGAAACCGCCAATTGGCGGCAGAATTGGACCATGCGCTGGACGATTTTATCGCCAGTCATCAGCGCGCCCTGTTTGACCTCCTCTACCATGGAATTCGCGGGCGGCAAGCGCGCTTTTCCATACCCGAAAACTGGCTGGAACCCGATATGTTGGAAAGCCCAGGAGCCCTCAAAGACATCGATTCCATTCGCTTTGCCGGACGCATTTTATTGGATGTGCACTGTTTTGACGACGCCATTTTTCAAGGATACTTGACACGCAGGGAAGTGGATCGACTGCAAAGTGCCGAAAAGAAACTGCTCAAATGGCTCAATCTCCTTCGCAGCGTCAAAGGACATCGCCACAGTGTTCTGGATTTCAAGGTGCAGGAGATTTTGGCGGAGAAACTGGGCTACAGTGGAAGGTCCGGTTTTCTCCCCGTGGAATCGTTCATGCAAGAAGTCCATGAGACGCTTCATGAGGTGTTTTGCGTTAGTTCGGAATTTTGTGAACGGCTGCAGGAAATCGGCAAAATCGGTTCGGCGCCGGTGTCGTTGGGCCCAAAGGTCAAAGTGGAAGAGGGGCTCTTTCTCGTTGGAGGACGGCTTCACGTGGATCCCGGGCGCGTTGAGCCCACGGCGGCCAACCTCGTTCGCCTTTATGCTTTGGCGGCACAGCATCGAGTCGGTTTTTCCAGTGCCACGCGACGTTGGCTAGAACACCATCGCAGTGTTGTGGAAACGGCCTTCGAAGACCCCGGGGTTCTGAAGGCTTTTCTCCAGCTCCTGGCCAGCGATGACGGTCACGTGACGGTGATTCGTCGGTTCTATAACGATGGATTCCTCAGAGCCCTTGTCCCCGAGTCGGCCTTGGTCCACGCCTTGGTGCAACACGATGCCTTTCATGTTTATCCCGTGCACGAACACCATTTGAGAACCCTTCGGGAACTGAAGCGGCTCAAGATCGGGGAATATCAAGACGAGGAGCCGGAACTGACGGCTTTGGCTCAGGAGATGGCGGACAACCCCTGGCTTTCCTTGGCAGCCCTATTTCACGACCTCGGCAAGCATGCGGGGCACCACCATGCTAAGCACGGGGCCGACATGTTCCCTCTCATCGCTCGGCGCCTTGGCATGAGCTCGGACGGGGCCGACCTGGTCACCTTCCTCATTCGCCATCACCTGCTGCTCATGGACACCGCTTCCATGAGGGACCTTGGGGACATGGAATTGCTGATTCAATGCGCTCGCACCGTGGAAGATTTAGAAAAACTGCATTTGCTCATGCTTTTGAGTTTTGCGGACATGATGGCCACCGGGCCGCGAGCGGTGCAAAAATGGCGGGAAACGCCTGTGCACGAGCTATACCGAAGGCTGTTGGACCTTTTGGAAAAGGGGGAGCCGGGCGAAAAGGTCTTGGCGGAACGGCTGCAGCGACTCAAAGAAGCGGTCTGCGAAAAGGTGGCCGACGTGGTGGACCCATCACGGCTGGAAGAACATTTTCGCGATCTACCCCCTCGATACGTCCTGACCAGCTCCCCGAAAGCCGTGGCGCGACATTTACGGCTGGAAATGGAACTGGGACCGGAACCGGATGCCTTTGTCTGGGAAGTGGAAAAGGAAAACGGCGGCGTAGAAATCACTGTGCTTAGCCGAGAAATCCCCGGTTTTCTTGCCAAAGTGGCCGGGATTCTCACCCTTCACGACCTCGATATTCGAGATGCTCGAGTCTTTACCAAGAAAAACGGAGTCATGATTCTGGTCTTTGGATGCCGCTTTGTTATACCTAGGCAAGAAGCACCGGATTGGGCGTCGGTGCGCGCCGATCTGCGCCGCCTTCTGCAAGGCCGGTTGGCTTTGGATTATCGCATCGCGGCCCACGCAGCGGCCAAAGGATCTTCGCCGGTTCGCACCTTGATTCCTAGTCCCAGCCGTGTTCTGTTGGACAATGATTCAGCAAAGGAATACACCATCGTGGAAGTTTACACCATGGACCGCCCGGGACTGCTCTATACCATCACACGGACGTTGCTGGATCTGCAGGTGCGCATTCACGTGGCCAAAATCACCACGAAGGTGGATCAAGTGGCAGACATTTTTTACATCAAGAATCATCGAGGAGAAAAAGTGACGGACCGAGAACAGGTGGAAGAGCTTCGGCGAGCGTTGCTGTTTTACCTGGATGGTCCGGCCGTGTTCCAAGCCTGA
- a CDS encoding J domain-containing protein, which produces MSLYIRRTRDGRQTRYVLRESFWNGSCFAARDIVDLGGDPARHIVYVGGNGFYFSEAVEEAFARMGLKRNTEDLEQAFLLYLDPHIRRVIENFTMGRVGRSPSWNAEEAAHHQRFLHPFDKRRLHFLRCGRTDMGNLEGRTWKFLNVLCDKSRDEIEHVIEGMEKVLRPHEWRNYLFTALDLQKYFPNRCMKNHPAALDPEAVDAYFLKEICRLNQDALFFVGVEDHNPQILHAFLVKYVIMYFDHAFSPGSVWGRVFEDFVRYRSFSFRPAARQGLTEEEACACLGLQPKEYRAMSAQALARHYRKKAKKHHPDAGGDHETFIRLSQAYECLMRCKAQRH; this is translated from the coding sequence ATGTCTCTTTACATTCGTCGGACCCGGGACGGCCGCCAAACCCGTTATGTTCTCAGGGAATCCTTTTGGAACGGATCGTGCTTTGCGGCGCGCGACATAGTGGATTTGGGAGGGGATCCCGCCAGACACATCGTCTATGTGGGAGGCAACGGGTTTTATTTCAGTGAGGCGGTGGAGGAGGCTTTTGCACGCATGGGACTGAAACGGAATACGGAGGACCTGGAACAGGCCTTTCTCCTCTATCTAGACCCGCATATTCGACGGGTGATCGAAAATTTTACGATGGGTCGCGTAGGGCGATCCCCCTCCTGGAACGCCGAGGAAGCTGCCCATCACCAACGGTTCCTCCATCCTTTTGACAAAAGGCGCCTGCACTTTCTTCGATGCGGTCGCACCGACATGGGAAACCTGGAAGGTAGAACTTGGAAGTTCCTCAATGTGCTCTGCGACAAGAGCCGTGACGAGATCGAGCATGTGATCGAAGGGATGGAAAAGGTCTTGCGTCCCCATGAATGGCGCAACTACCTTTTTACGGCGCTGGATCTCCAAAAATACTTTCCGAACCGGTGCATGAAAAACCATCCGGCCGCACTCGATCCAGAGGCGGTGGATGCCTATTTTCTTAAAGAAATCTGCAGGCTTAACCAGGATGCATTGTTTTTTGTGGGCGTTGAAGACCATAACCCGCAAATTTTACACGCTTTTCTTGTCAAATACGTCATCATGTATTTTGATCACGCCTTCAGCCCTGGTTCGGTGTGGGGCCGGGTGTTTGAGGATTTCGTGCGATATCGATCGTTTTCTTTTCGGCCGGCGGCGAGGCAGGGCTTAACGGAAGAGGAAGCATGCGCCTGCTTGGGGCTTCAGCCCAAAGAATACCGGGCCATGAGCGCGCAAGCTCTGGCCCGGCATTATCGCAAAAAGGCCAAGAAACATCATCCCGATGCGGGTGGGGATCACGAAACCTTCATCCGACTCTCTCAAGCCTATGAGTGTCTCATGCGATGCAAGGCTCAACGTCATTAA
- the meaB gene encoding methylmalonyl Co-A mutase-associated GTPase MeaB, whose product MSVAQRILAGDVRAVARLLRDIDDQIPSARNILKELYPHTGRAYILGFTGSPGVGKSTLVDQMAMEYRKQGLTVGILAIDPTSPFTGGAILGDRIRMQRHFLDDGVFIRSLATRGHFGGLTKSTHDMITVLDAMGKDIIMVETVGVGQDEVDIANCAHTTVLVTIPGMGDEVQAIKAGIMEIGNIFVVNKADREGSRKTVRELRNLIELGLRRTGDEQWEPPIIETEALKGKGITELMDAVERHRQYLLENDRSQWEAVSQKRAKTQLLETLREEALAELLRRMGKRGQSLDDLVRKVAERQTDPYSVVQDLLQCELR is encoded by the coding sequence ATGAGCGTTGCCCAACGAATCCTGGCGGGAGATGTGCGGGCCGTCGCACGCCTTTTACGGGATATCGACGACCAAATTCCTTCCGCGCGGAACATTCTCAAAGAACTCTATCCCCACACGGGACGAGCCTACATATTGGGATTTACGGGATCCCCCGGGGTCGGCAAGAGCACGCTGGTGGATCAGATGGCCATGGAATACCGCAAACAGGGCCTCACGGTCGGCATTCTCGCCATCGATCCCACCAGCCCCTTCACCGGGGGCGCCATTCTCGGGGATCGCATTCGCATGCAGCGCCATTTTCTGGACGACGGCGTCTTCATTCGCAGTTTGGCCACCCGCGGCCACTTCGGCGGCCTCACCAAATCCACTCACGACATGATCACCGTCCTGGACGCCATGGGCAAGGATATCATCATGGTGGAAACCGTCGGAGTGGGTCAGGACGAAGTGGACATTGCCAATTGTGCCCACACCACGGTGTTGGTGACCATTCCCGGCATGGGCGATGAAGTGCAGGCCATCAAGGCCGGTATCATGGAAATCGGCAACATCTTCGTGGTCAATAAAGCGGATCGTGAAGGATCCCGTAAGACCGTGCGGGAATTGCGAAACCTCATCGAGCTGGGCCTGCGCCGCACCGGAGACGAGCAATGGGAGCCGCCCATTATCGAAACCGAAGCCCTAAAGGGCAAAGGCATTACGGAACTCATGGACGCTGTGGAACGCCACAGGCAATACCTTTTGGAAAACGATAGAAGCCAATGGGAGGCGGTTTCTCAAAAAAGGGCCAAGACCCAGCTTTTGGAAACCCTTCGCGAGGAGGCTTTGGCTGAACTGCTTCGGCGCATGGGCAAAAGAGGACAAAGCCTGGACGATTTGGTGCGCAAGGTTGCGGAACGGCAAACAGATCCCTACAGCGTGGTCCAAGACCTGTTGCAGTGTGAACTACGATAA
- a CDS encoding cobalamin B12-binding domain-containing protein translates to MADERKLRILIAKPGLDGHDRGARVIARAFRDAGFEVIYTGCHQTPEQIVSTAIQEDVDLIGLSILSGAHRYSFPRIMELLKENNAEDITVIGGGIFPLEDIPKLKAIGIKEIFEPGAKLEDIVQWVRTHVKPRKAMVA, encoded by the coding sequence ATGGCTGACGAAAGGAAACTTCGCATACTGATTGCCAAACCTGGATTGGACGGGCATGATCGAGGGGCACGAGTGATCGCTCGAGCGTTTCGCGACGCTGGATTTGAAGTGATCTACACCGGGTGTCATCAAACGCCGGAGCAAATCGTGAGCACAGCCATTCAAGAGGACGTGGACCTGATCGGGCTGAGTATTCTGTCCGGAGCCCATCGGTATTCTTTTCCGCGAATCATGGAACTTTTGAAGGAAAACAATGCAGAAGATATCACCGTCATCGGCGGCGGCATTTTCCCGCTGGAGGACATTCCCAAGCTTAAAGCCATCGGAATTAAAGAGATTTTCGAGCCGGGGGCCAAACTGGAAGATATCGTGCAATGGGTTCGCACCCATGTAAAACCGCGGAAAGCCATGGTGGCTTAA
- a CDS encoding acyl-CoA mutase large subunit family protein, giving the protein MFSESQLDRMEKEYKEWLREYEKALQKMPERLERFSTVSDMEVKALYTPLDIKDKDYFEDLGFPGQFPFTRGVQPTMYRARLWTMRMFAGLGTAEDTNKRFHYLIEHGETGLSTAFDFPTLMGYDTESPLARGECGKCGVAIDTIDDMQRLFAGINLEEVTTSMTINPPASVIWAMYIANAENEGYDRKKLGGTIQNDCLKEFIAQKTLMLPPEPSLRLVVDTVEFGTYEVPRWNTISISGYHIREAGATAVQELAFTIYDGITYVEECIKRGLKVDDFAGRLSFFWNSHIDFFEEIAKMRAARRLWARLMKDRFKAQKPRSMMCRFHTQTAGCSLTAQEPYNNIIRTTVEALAAILGGTQSLHTNSLDEVYMIPSEEAVRIALRTQQILADETGVANVIDPLAGSYFVEALTDKMEEEAMVYIRKLDEMGGMVAAIEKDYPQMEIADAAYHFQQQVEKGEKIIIGVNKFPSARPDLEFILRIDDELENFQIERTRQFKARRDKVKLQKAMDELRRRCEGPPCWENNVMPALIDAVRAGATEQECCDLYREVFGTYSDPGTF; this is encoded by the coding sequence ATGTTCTCGGAATCGCAGTTGGATCGCATGGAGAAGGAATACAAGGAATGGCTGCGGGAGTATGAAAAGGCTTTGCAGAAGATGCCGGAGCGGCTGGAACGGTTTTCCACCGTGTCGGATATGGAGGTCAAGGCACTCTATACGCCGCTTGATATCAAGGACAAGGACTATTTTGAGGATCTCGGCTTTCCCGGTCAATTTCCTTTTACGCGTGGGGTCCAGCCCACCATGTACCGGGCGCGGTTGTGGACCATGCGTATGTTTGCCGGCTTGGGTACGGCGGAAGATACCAACAAGCGGTTTCACTACCTCATTGAACATGGGGAAACCGGACTGAGCACGGCCTTTGACTTCCCCACCCTCATGGGCTACGACACCGAATCGCCTCTGGCACGCGGCGAATGCGGCAAATGCGGCGTGGCCATTGACACCATCGACGACATGCAGCGCCTCTTTGCCGGCATCAATCTGGAGGAGGTCACCACCTCCATGACCATCAATCCGCCGGCTTCGGTCATCTGGGCCATGTACATCGCCAATGCGGAAAACGAGGGGTACGACCGCAAGAAACTGGGTGGGACCATTCAAAACGACTGCCTCAAGGAATTCATCGCCCAAAAGACCCTCATGCTCCCCCCTGAGCCAAGCCTTCGGCTGGTGGTGGACACGGTGGAATTCGGCACCTACGAGGTGCCTCGCTGGAACACCATCAGCATCAGCGGCTATCACATTCGCGAGGCCGGGGCCACAGCGGTGCAGGAACTGGCTTTCACCATCTACGACGGCATCACCTATGTGGAAGAGTGCATCAAGCGAGGCCTCAAGGTGGACGACTTTGCGGGACGGCTGTCCTTTTTCTGGAATTCGCACATCGATTTCTTTGAGGAAATCGCCAAAATGCGCGCTGCTCGGCGCCTCTGGGCACGCCTGATGAAGGATCGCTTCAAGGCGCAAAAGCCGCGGTCCATGATGTGCCGGTTCCACACGCAGACGGCGGGCTGCTCCCTGACCGCCCAGGAACCCTACAATAACATTATTCGCACCACCGTCGAAGCTTTGGCGGCCATTCTGGGAGGCACTCAATCCCTGCACACCAATTCCTTGGATGAAGTCTATATGATTCCCAGCGAGGAAGCGGTGCGCATCGCTTTAAGAACTCAGCAGATTTTGGCAGACGAGACGGGTGTGGCCAACGTCATCGACCCTTTGGCTGGTTCCTACTTCGTGGAAGCCTTGACGGACAAAATGGAAGAAGAAGCTATGGTCTACATCCGCAAACTCGACGAAATGGGAGGCATGGTGGCGGCCATCGAAAAGGACTATCCCCAGATGGAAATTGCTGATGCCGCCTATCACTTTCAACAGCAGGTGGAAAAGGGCGAAAAGATCATCATCGGCGTCAACAAGTTCCCTAGCGCTCGACCGGACCTGGAATTTATCCTGCGCATTGACGATGAGCTGGAAAACTTTCAGATCGAGCGCACTCGGCAGTTTAAGGCGCGACGCGACAAGGTGAAGTTGCAAAAGGCCATGGACGAGTTGCGCCGCCGCTGCGAAGGTCCTCCGTGCTGGGAAAACAACGTCATGCCGGCTCTAATCGATGCGGTGCGAGCCGGGGCCACGGAGCAGGAGTGTTGCGATTTGTACCGAGAGGTGTTTGGCACCTATTCCGATCCGGGAACCTTCTAG
- a CDS encoding sodium:solute symporter family protein — protein MGANPVVILGALIYFAIVIGIGYYTRKAALNASDYYVAGRKVGPLVNGAALASTYLSPASFLGLPAFIFLLGYPFWWALVGIIGGMPIATLLTAAPLRKYAPTSFTDYYADRYDTKWMRLIAGIPTLIAGLAYVTLSIVGTALFMLAILKLNFNISVVIGALVVFIYVFYGGMVATTWSAAFQGVTMAVAAVIGAIYTIAHYGGLNAMTDAILSVTPNFFNAPYVSEKPSHALMGMWTGIVGFYFTWHFGFAAMPYTVVRFFTAQDIKSARRSVFWAVFFGGAMYVGLIIIGSAARVLIETLHPFMSVEGVKDALGVLKHMKGVYGVGGAAVTDYSMIAAMEGLKSPLLLAVICAGGLAIAMSTAAGWTMVLNVLLGRDLIGKVFGSKWPEEKPVQVTRLMTLIIIVVCTLVAFNPPALVLDISGAAFIVVLCSVGPPLVLGLWWDRANTTAAAINIIVMTVLSTFSWLYAKYQLGSPHWFFLSKKGGLVTPHQFYWVFVGFIFFILVSLVTKPNRPEVIQKYSYDLRPEQ, from the coding sequence ATGGGAGCCAATCCAGTAGTTATTCTAGGAGCCTTGATTTATTTTGCTATCGTTATTGGGATTGGGTACTACACTCGAAAGGCCGCCCTCAATGCGTCCGATTATTACGTCGCCGGCCGTAAAGTGGGTCCTTTAGTCAACGGTGCGGCTTTAGCGTCCACGTATTTGAGTCCGGCGAGCTTTCTCGGGTTGCCGGCTTTTATCTTTCTTTTGGGATATCCATTCTGGTGGGCTTTAGTGGGTATCATCGGCGGCATGCCTATTGCCACCCTTTTGACGGCGGCTCCCCTTCGAAAGTACGCTCCCACTTCCTTCACCGACTACTATGCCGACCGTTATGATACCAAGTGGATGCGCCTTATTGCAGGCATTCCGACCCTTATTGCCGGGCTTGCTTACGTCACCCTGTCCATTGTGGGCACGGCTCTTTTTATGCTGGCCATCTTGAAGTTAAACTTCAACATCTCTGTAGTCATCGGCGCCTTGGTGGTTTTTATCTATGTGTTTTATGGGGGGATGGTGGCCACCACGTGGTCGGCGGCCTTTCAGGGGGTGACCATGGCAGTGGCGGCTGTGATAGGTGCGATCTATACCATCGCCCACTACGGCGGCCTCAACGCCATGACGGACGCCATTTTGAGTGTGACCCCCAACTTCTTCAACGCCCCCTATGTGAGTGAAAAACCCTCCCACGCCCTCATGGGCATGTGGACGGGCATCGTGGGCTTTTACTTCACGTGGCATTTCGGCTTTGCGGCAATGCCCTACACGGTGGTGCGCTTTTTCACCGCCCAGGATATCAAGTCGGCGCGTCGTAGCGTTTTTTGGGCTGTTTTCTTCGGTGGTGCTATGTACGTGGGATTGATCATCATCGGTTCGGCGGCCCGCGTGCTCATCGAAACGCTCCATCCCTTCATGAGTGTGGAGGGGGTCAAAGACGCTCTTGGCGTCCTTAAGCACATGAAAGGCGTCTATGGCGTGGGCGGTGCGGCGGTCACCGATTACTCCATGATTGCCGCCATGGAAGGACTCAAAAGTCCTCTCCTTTTGGCGGTGATCTGTGCCGGCGGTTTGGCCATTGCCATGTCCACCGCAGCCGGTTGGACCATGGTGCTCAACGTCTTGTTGGGCCGCGATCTCATCGGCAAAGTTTTTGGAAGCAAATGGCCGGAAGAAAAACCTGTGCAAGTGACGCGCCTCATGACGCTGATCATTATTGTCGTTTGCACACTCGTGGCTTTCAATCCACCGGCCCTGGTTTTGGACATTTCCGGGGCTGCCTTTATCGTGGTTTTGTGCTCCGTGGGCCCACCCCTCGTGCTGGGTCTCTGGTGGGACAGGGCCAACACCACGGCGGCCGCCATCAACATCATCGTCATGACGGTGCTGTCCACTTTTTCATGGCTGTATGCGAAATACCAATTAGGAAGTCCCCATTGGTTTTTCCTGAGCAAAAAAGGCGGCCTGGTGACGCCCCACCAGTTCTATTGGGTTTTCGTGGGCTTCATCTTTTTTATCCTTGTTTCTCTGGTGACCAAACCCAACAGGCCTGAGGTCATCCAGAAGTATTCTTACGATTTGCGACCGGAACAATAG